From one Conexibacter woesei Iso977N genomic stretch:
- a CDS encoding zinc-dependent alcohol dehydrogenase yields MRALTYAGPRQLEWRDAEDPRLAGDGEAIVRHLAVATCDLDALIVGGASPFPAPFTLGHEGVAEVLEVGDGVTTVRPGDRVLVPFQINCGTCGACRAGRTGNCETVPFAATYGFGFGPDNTRWGGFLADAVRVPYADAMLVPVPDGLAPELAAGASDNITDAHRAVAPGLAARPGAPVLVVGGASSGSIGLYAVAQARALGSEDVLYVDPDPARRAIAEGYGARVLGEVPDQLDQRFPVTVDAAGTREGLALAVGSLDRDGLCTSCAIYFDPATVPPLPLLQMYVMVGTFTTGRIHARHGAPAVLDLLASGAVDVAPVTSRVVAFDDAADALLEDYTKLVFTR; encoded by the coding sequence ATGCGAGCGCTCACGTACGCCGGGCCACGACAGCTGGAGTGGCGGGACGCGGAGGACCCGCGGCTCGCGGGCGACGGCGAGGCGATCGTCCGCCATCTCGCGGTCGCCACGTGCGATCTCGACGCGCTGATCGTCGGGGGCGCGTCGCCGTTCCCGGCCCCGTTCACGCTCGGCCACGAGGGCGTCGCCGAGGTGCTGGAGGTCGGCGACGGCGTGACGACCGTGCGTCCCGGCGACCGCGTGCTGGTGCCGTTCCAGATCAACTGCGGGACCTGCGGCGCGTGCCGCGCGGGGCGAACCGGCAACTGCGAGACGGTGCCGTTCGCGGCGACCTACGGGTTCGGGTTCGGCCCGGACAACACACGCTGGGGCGGGTTCCTGGCCGACGCGGTCCGGGTGCCGTACGCCGACGCGATGCTCGTCCCGGTGCCGGACGGCCTGGCGCCGGAGCTGGCGGCGGGCGCGTCGGACAACATCACCGACGCGCACCGCGCGGTCGCGCCGGGGCTCGCCGCGCGGCCGGGCGCGCCGGTGCTGGTGGTCGGCGGCGCGTCGTCGGGGTCGATCGGGCTCTACGCGGTCGCGCAGGCGCGGGCGCTGGGGTCCGAGGATGTGCTGTATGTCGATCCGGACCCCGCGCGGCGCGCGATCGCCGAGGGCTACGGCGCGCGCGTGCTCGGCGAGGTCCCGGACCAGCTGGACCAGCGCTTCCCGGTCACGGTCGACGCGGCGGGGACGCGCGAGGGGCTCGCGCTGGCGGTCGGCAGCCTCGACCGCGACGGGCTGTGCACGAGCTGCGCGATCTACTTCGACCCCGCGACGGTCCCGCCGCTGCCGCTGCTGCAGATGTACGTGATGGTCGGGACGTTCACGACGGGGCGGATCCACGCCCGCCACGGTGCGCCCGCGGTGCTGGACCTGCTGGCGTCGGGCGCGGTCGACGTCGCGCCGGTCACGAGCAGGGTGGTGGCCTTCGACGATGCGGCCGACGCGTTGTTGGAGGACTACACCAAGTTGGTGTTCACGCGGTGA
- a CDS encoding TetR/AcrR family transcriptional regulator — protein sequence MSAARERVLRTASRLFAREGIRAVGVDRIAAEADVGKMTLYRHFATKDELLVATLEGADGPARAALAAAMEHAGDDPWARLLAPFAMLEPWFTGRGFHGCPFMNASLELHDPGHPATAVAARHKAATRDVFAVAAGAAGLEAADAGALADQLAVLFDGAIAQAQMRDPRTVARAARRAAATLVTSAAAQENQATASSGPQEPFL from the coding sequence GTGAGCGCGGCGCGCGAGCGCGTGCTGCGGACGGCGTCGAGGCTGTTCGCGCGGGAGGGGATCCGGGCGGTCGGCGTCGACCGGATCGCGGCGGAGGCCGACGTGGGCAAGATGACGCTGTACCGCCACTTCGCGACCAAGGACGAGTTGTTGGTCGCGACGCTCGAAGGCGCCGACGGCCCGGCCCGCGCCGCGCTGGCGGCGGCGATGGAGCACGCCGGCGACGACCCGTGGGCGCGCCTGCTCGCGCCGTTCGCGATGCTCGAGCCGTGGTTCACCGGCCGCGGCTTCCACGGCTGCCCGTTCATGAACGCGAGCCTGGAGCTCCACGACCCGGGCCACCCGGCGACGGCGGTCGCGGCGCGCCACAAGGCCGCGACGCGCGACGTCTTCGCCGTGGCGGCGGGCGCGGCGGGCCTGGAGGCGGCGGACGCCGGCGCGCTCGCCGACCAGCTCGCCGTCCTCTTCGACGGCGCCATCGCCCAGGCCCAGATGCGCGACCCGCGCACGGTCGCGCGCGCCGCGCGCCGGGCCGCCGCGACGCTCGTGACATCGGCGGCGGCTCAGGAGAACCAGGCGACCGCCTCTTCGGGACCCCAAGAACCCTTCTTGTAG
- the zwf gene encoding glucose-6-phosphate dehydrogenase, which produces MEPFVIVLFGATGDLARRKLWPGMQHLFEAGLMPDEVRIVGAGREAPDHDLVADWPKELHELVTMTSASADHHEDLVKDVQAAHAQLGDGSRTMFYMSIPPSAMTDMVDMLGRSGLADDRARIVMEKPFGHDVDSAKALNAKLHEHFAEDQIFRIDHFLGKEAAQDVLALRFANRLFEPLWNRHHVAQVRIDVPEELGLEGRASFYEETGCFRDMVVTHLCQVLGFVAMEPPSSLDAGHLRDRKAEAFAALRPFTAEDAIYGQFEGYRDEDGVAKDSTVETFVALRAWVDNERWRGVPFYLRTGKAMAQAKRTVEVVLREPEGDLYDGEHAPNIISFELLDDPQLAVQVRVKVPGPTSAVAPTALSVDVDRALRTEGLEAYERLLHDVFRGDHLLFTRADEVETLWERAAPLLADPPAVKPYKKGSWGPEEAVAWFS; this is translated from the coding sequence ATGGAGCCCTTCGTCATCGTCCTGTTCGGCGCCACCGGCGACCTCGCCCGGCGCAAGCTCTGGCCCGGGATGCAGCATCTGTTCGAGGCCGGGCTGATGCCCGACGAGGTCCGGATCGTCGGTGCCGGCCGCGAGGCGCCCGACCACGACCTCGTCGCCGACTGGCCCAAGGAGCTGCACGAGCTCGTCACGATGACCTCGGCCTCGGCCGACCACCACGAGGACCTCGTCAAGGACGTCCAGGCCGCGCACGCGCAGCTCGGCGACGGCTCGCGGACGATGTTCTACATGTCGATCCCGCCGTCGGCGATGACCGACATGGTGGACATGCTCGGCCGCAGCGGCCTCGCCGACGACCGCGCGCGGATCGTCATGGAGAAGCCGTTCGGCCACGACGTCGACAGCGCCAAGGCGCTCAACGCCAAGCTCCACGAGCACTTCGCGGAGGACCAGATCTTCCGGATCGACCACTTCCTCGGCAAGGAGGCGGCGCAGGACGTGCTGGCGCTGCGCTTCGCCAACCGGCTGTTCGAGCCGCTCTGGAACCGCCACCACGTCGCGCAGGTCCGGATCGACGTTCCCGAGGAGCTCGGGCTGGAGGGCCGCGCGTCGTTCTACGAGGAGACCGGCTGCTTCCGCGACATGGTCGTCACGCACCTCTGCCAGGTGCTGGGCTTCGTGGCGATGGAGCCGCCGTCGTCGCTGGACGCCGGGCACCTGCGCGATCGCAAGGCGGAGGCGTTCGCCGCGCTGCGCCCGTTCACCGCCGAGGACGCGATCTACGGGCAGTTCGAGGGCTACAGGGACGAGGACGGCGTGGCGAAGGACTCGACCGTCGAGACGTTCGTCGCGCTGCGGGCCTGGGTCGACAACGAGCGCTGGAGGGGCGTGCCGTTCTACCTGCGCACCGGCAAGGCGATGGCGCAGGCCAAGCGCACCGTCGAGGTCGTGTTGAGGGAGCCCGAGGGCGACCTCTACGACGGCGAGCACGCGCCCAACATCATCAGCTTCGAGCTGCTCGACGATCCGCAGCTGGCGGTCCAGGTGCGCGTCAAGGTGCCGGGTCCCACCAGCGCCGTCGCCCCGACCGCGCTCTCGGTCGACGTCGACCGCGCTCTGAGGACCGAGGGCCTCGAGGCCTACGAGCGGTTGCTCCACGACGTCTTCCGCGGCGACCACCTGCTCTTCACCCGCGCCGACGAGGTCGAGACCCTCTGGGAGCGCGCCGCGCCGCTGCTCGCGGACCCGCCCGCGGTCAAGCCCTACAAGAAGGGTTCTTGGGGTCCCGAAGAGGCGGTCGCCTGGTTCTCCTGA
- a CDS encoding SulP family inorganic anion transporter produces MATAAASVTPRRRLLPPWMTSYERSWLRPDVIAGLVIWSVVTPQAVAYAQIAGLPPQAGLMAAPGAMAAYALFGTSRQLVVSATTATSALSAATVGPLAHGDVAAFAALSAMLAIVVGVVLVAGGALRLGAVADLVSKPVMTGFLFGLGLTIIISQLTSLLGIPGGDGNFFPRLRDLVDHLGDVHTTTLAVGAGSLAVLVVGRRVAPKVPATLVLLALAIALSALLHLDDHGVDVVGDIPNALPDPAVPSVSAHDITALIAPALGVLVLSAEAVGVARQLAMKHDYQVDANRDLMAMGAGNVVAGFCSGFVQSGGASQTAAADGAGGRSQFATVVCAGLLLLTGAFLAPLFEHLPQATLAAIVIVAVSSFLDVAELRRIAGIRRSAIVFALLGLTGVLVLGVLQGLVVTAGLSLVYVIQRLARPSVGVLGRHVQSGAWGRVDRIQGLQVDPKVLVMRSDGPLLYPNADAVRAAVYDAAIAADPRPEVVVVGLATSTTLDVQSADALSDLARQLAREGIALRLAEVRRPAAAVLERAGTAALAPLFQTLDAAVHPPEVTSDHPAP; encoded by the coding sequence ATGGCGACCGCCGCAGCCTCCGTGACCCCGCGCCGGCGGCTGCTGCCGCCGTGGATGACGTCCTACGAGCGCTCGTGGCTGCGCCCCGACGTGATCGCCGGGCTCGTGATCTGGTCGGTCGTCACGCCCCAGGCGGTCGCCTACGCGCAGATCGCCGGGCTGCCGCCGCAGGCCGGCCTGATGGCCGCGCCCGGCGCGATGGCGGCCTACGCGCTGTTCGGGACGTCGCGCCAGCTCGTCGTCTCGGCGACGACGGCGACCAGCGCGCTGTCGGCCGCGACCGTCGGGCCGCTGGCCCACGGCGACGTCGCCGCGTTCGCCGCGCTCAGCGCGATGCTGGCGATCGTCGTCGGCGTCGTGCTCGTCGCGGGCGGCGCGCTCAGGCTCGGCGCGGTCGCCGACCTCGTGTCCAAGCCCGTGATGACCGGCTTCCTGTTCGGCCTCGGGTTGACCATCATCATCTCGCAGCTCACGTCGCTGCTGGGCATCCCGGGCGGCGACGGGAACTTCTTCCCGCGGCTGCGTGACCTCGTCGACCACCTCGGCGACGTCCACACGACCACGCTCGCGGTCGGCGCCGGGTCGCTCGCGGTGCTCGTGGTCGGCAGGCGCGTCGCGCCGAAGGTCCCGGCGACGCTGGTCCTGCTCGCGCTGGCGATCGCGCTCAGCGCGCTGCTGCACCTCGACGACCACGGGGTCGACGTCGTCGGCGACATCCCCAACGCGCTGCCGGACCCGGCGGTCCCGAGCGTCTCCGCCCACGACATCACCGCGCTGATCGCGCCCGCGCTCGGCGTCCTGGTGCTGAGCGCCGAGGCGGTCGGCGTCGCGCGCCAGCTGGCGATGAAGCACGACTACCAGGTCGACGCCAACCGCGACCTGATGGCGATGGGCGCGGGCAACGTGGTCGCGGGCTTCTGCAGCGGGTTCGTCCAGTCCGGCGGCGCGTCGCAGACCGCGGCGGCCGACGGCGCCGGCGGCCGCAGCCAGTTCGCGACCGTCGTCTGCGCCGGCCTGCTGCTGCTGACGGGCGCGTTCCTGGCGCCGCTGTTCGAGCACCTGCCGCAGGCGACGCTGGCGGCGATCGTGATCGTCGCGGTGTCGAGCTTCCTCGACGTCGCCGAGCTGCGGCGGATCGCGGGGATCCGCCGCAGCGCGATCGTGTTCGCGCTGCTGGGGCTGACCGGCGTGCTCGTGCTCGGCGTCCTGCAGGGGCTCGTGGTCACCGCGGGCCTGTCGCTGGTGTACGTGATCCAGCGGCTCGCGCGGCCGTCGGTCGGCGTGCTCGGGCGCCACGTGCAGTCCGGGGCGTGGGGGCGGGTCGACCGCATCCAAGGCCTACAGGTCGATCCGAAGGTCCTGGTCATGCGCAGCGACGGGCCGCTGCTGTACCCCAACGCCGACGCGGTCCGCGCGGCCGTGTACGACGCGGCGATCGCCGCCGACCCGCGCCCGGAGGTCGTGGTCGTCGGCCTCGCGACGTCGACGACGCTCGACGTCCAGAGCGCCGACGCGCTGAGCGACCTCGCGCGGCAGCTCGCCCGCGAGGGCATCGCCCTGCGCCTCGCCGAGGTGCGCCGCCCGGCGGCCGCGGTCCTCGAACGCGCCGGGACCGCCGCGCTGGCGCCGCTGTTCCAGACGCTCGACGCGGCGGTTCACCCGCCCGAGGTGACGAGCGATCACCCCGCGCCCTAG
- a CDS encoding arylsulfatase: MPKKPFNGRIELDVRDSVADWSAFTADAAPEGAPNVLVVLYDDTGQAAWSPYGGRIEMPTLQRLADDGLTYSQWHTTALCSPTRSTFLTGRNHHSNGFASISESSTGFPGYSSHIPPENGTIAHVLRDAGYSTFWVGKNHNVPVDAWTQGSSKKEWPLGMGYDRFYGFIGGETNNWYPDLAEDNHYIDAPYTPEEGYHLSRDLADQALRMIRDSKQSEPDKPWYLWFCPGANHAPHHAPQEYIDRYKGKFDDGYEAYREWVLPRMIERGILPEGTELTPINPMPEGTFGPGDAVRPWDELDDDEKALFCRMAEVYAGFSEYTDAQVGRIVEYLEESGQLDNTIIFYCADNGASGEGSPNGSVNEGKYFNGYPDKVEDNLPLMDKLGGPDGYNHYPTGWAVGFSTPYKMFKRYTYQGGICDPLVIHWPKGIAARGEVREQYHHSTDIYPTILEACRIAMPEEVNGHAQSPLDGVSMGYSFDAAGAPTQKETQYYEMFGQRGLWHKGWKAVTEHGPISGMSNFGDDRWQLFHTDEDRAEAVDLAEQHPDKLRELVDLWFAEAKANNVLPLNDMMVVGKDLEKFLAMEFKIPVPPSGKYTYYPGTTEVPERSAANTHGVSYKVLAEVELTGDSEGVIFAHGSRFGGHALYVKDHRLHYAYNFLGIPPEQHVVGDLPSDGAHVLGVEFTKARTGEHHESYGPLRLHVDDRVVAEEEIRTMTGHFSLCGEGLCIGYDGGDAVTSDYAGTHFAFRGGEIAKVVFDIGEDLYVDVEAHYAAAVARD, translated from the coding sequence ATGCCCAAGAAGCCCTTCAACGGCCGGATCGAGCTGGACGTCCGCGACTCGGTCGCGGACTGGAGCGCGTTCACCGCCGACGCCGCGCCCGAGGGTGCCCCGAACGTGCTGGTCGTGCTCTACGACGACACCGGCCAGGCCGCGTGGTCGCCCTACGGCGGGCGGATCGAGATGCCGACCCTGCAGAGGCTGGCCGACGACGGCCTGACGTACTCGCAGTGGCACACGACGGCGCTCTGCTCCCCGACGCGCTCGACGTTCCTGACCGGTCGCAACCACCACTCCAACGGCTTCGCGTCGATCTCGGAGTCCTCGACCGGCTTCCCGGGCTACAGCTCGCACATCCCGCCGGAGAACGGCACGATCGCCCACGTCCTGCGCGACGCGGGCTACAGCACGTTCTGGGTCGGCAAGAACCACAACGTGCCGGTCGACGCGTGGACGCAGGGCTCGTCGAAGAAGGAGTGGCCGCTGGGCATGGGCTACGACCGCTTCTACGGGTTCATCGGGGGCGAGACCAACAACTGGTATCCCGACCTCGCCGAGGACAACCACTACATCGACGCGCCGTACACGCCCGAGGAGGGCTACCACCTCTCCAGGGACCTCGCCGATCAGGCGCTGCGGATGATCCGCGACTCCAAGCAGTCCGAGCCCGACAAGCCCTGGTACCTGTGGTTCTGCCCGGGCGCCAACCACGCGCCCCATCACGCCCCGCAGGAGTACATCGACAGGTACAAGGGCAAGTTCGACGACGGCTACGAGGCCTACCGCGAGTGGGTCCTGCCGCGGATGATCGAGCGCGGGATCCTGCCCGAGGGCACCGAGCTGACGCCGATCAACCCGATGCCCGAGGGCACGTTCGGCCCGGGCGACGCCGTCCGTCCGTGGGACGAGCTCGACGACGACGAGAAGGCGCTCTTCTGCCGCATGGCCGAGGTCTACGCGGGCTTCAGCGAATACACCGACGCCCAGGTCGGGCGGATCGTCGAGTACCTGGAGGAGTCCGGGCAGCTGGACAACACCATCATCTTCTACTGCGCCGACAACGGCGCCTCGGGCGAGGGCTCGCCGAACGGCTCCGTCAACGAGGGCAAGTACTTCAACGGCTATCCGGACAAGGTCGAGGACAACCTGCCGCTGATGGACAAGCTCGGCGGCCCGGACGGCTACAACCACTACCCGACCGGCTGGGCGGTGGGGTTCTCGACGCCCTACAAGATGTTCAAGCGCTACACCTACCAGGGCGGGATCTGCGACCCCCTGGTGATCCACTGGCCGAAGGGGATCGCGGCGCGCGGCGAGGTCCGCGAGCAGTACCACCACTCGACCGACATCTACCCGACGATCCTCGAGGCGTGCAGGATCGCGATGCCCGAGGAGGTCAACGGGCACGCGCAGTCGCCCCTGGACGGCGTCTCGATGGGCTACTCCTTCGACGCGGCCGGCGCGCCGACGCAGAAGGAGACCCAGTACTACGAGATGTTCGGCCAGCGCGGCCTGTGGCACAAGGGCTGGAAGGCCGTCACCGAGCACGGCCCGATCTCCGGCATGAGCAACTTCGGCGACGACAGGTGGCAGCTCTTCCACACCGACGAGGACCGCGCCGAGGCCGTCGACCTCGCCGAGCAGCACCCGGACAAGCTCAGGGAGCTGGTCGACCTGTGGTTCGCCGAGGCCAAGGCCAACAACGTGCTGCCGCTCAACGACATGATGGTCGTCGGCAAGGACCTCGAGAAGTTCCTGGCGATGGAGTTCAAGATCCCGGTCCCGCCCAGCGGCAAGTACACGTACTACCCGGGGACGACCGAGGTCCCGGAGCGCTCGGCGGCCAACACGCACGGCGTGTCCTACAAGGTGCTCGCCGAGGTCGAGCTGACGGGCGACAGCGAGGGCGTGATCTTCGCCCACGGCTCGCGCTTCGGCGGCCACGCGCTGTACGTCAAGGACCACAGGCTGCACTACGCCTACAACTTCCTCGGCATCCCGCCCGAGCAGCACGTCGTCGGCGACCTCCCGTCCGACGGCGCCCACGTGCTCGGCGTCGAGTTCACCAAGGCGCGCACGGGCGAGCACCACGAGTCCTACGGCCCGCTGAGGCTGCACGTCGACGACAGGGTCGTCGCGGAGGAGGAGATCCGGACGATGACCGGCCACTTCTCGCTCTGCGGCGAGGGGCTGTGCATCGGCTACGACGGCGGCGACGCGGTCACGAGCGACTACGCGGGAACGCACTTCGCGTTCAGGGGTGGGGAGATCGCGAAGGTCGTCTTCGACATCGGCGAGGACCTCTACGTGGACGTCGAAGCGCACTACGCGGCGGCGGTGGCGCGCGACTAG
- a CDS encoding Crp/Fnr family transcriptional regulator: MNGSTRVLEEDPDLGQGLDPDQFALAERELVVATFDVPRGRWDALRAWESAHAELGLLILDGVLARDVRVGKRASLEILGPGDLLRAWPTDRHAAPLSPDLRFEALEPVRLAVLDATFAQKAARWPPVLGEVTGRVMGRATSASLRLLINQVVRIDDRVLLSLWGLAERFGRVTPDGVLVPVPINHTMMARFVGAQRPTVSQAVGELVRRGDVVRLDDGGWLLKGSFPTHLLDGAGSE, encoded by the coding sequence ATGAACGGGTCAACACGTGTCCTCGAGGAGGATCCCGACCTTGGTCAGGGTCTGGATCCGGACCAGTTCGCGCTCGCCGAGCGCGAGCTGGTCGTCGCGACCTTCGACGTCCCGCGTGGGCGCTGGGACGCGCTGAGGGCCTGGGAGTCCGCGCATGCGGAGCTCGGGCTGCTGATCCTCGACGGCGTGCTGGCGCGCGACGTGCGGGTCGGCAAGCGCGCATCGCTGGAGATCCTCGGCCCGGGCGACCTGCTGCGCGCCTGGCCGACCGACCGCCACGCGGCGCCGCTGTCGCCGGACCTGCGCTTCGAGGCGCTGGAGCCGGTCCGGCTGGCCGTCCTCGACGCGACGTTCGCCCAGAAGGCCGCGCGCTGGCCGCCGGTGCTGGGCGAGGTGACCGGCCGCGTGATGGGGCGGGCGACGAGCGCGTCGCTGCGGCTGCTGATCAACCAGGTGGTCCGGATCGACGACCGCGTGCTGCTGTCGCTGTGGGGCCTGGCCGAGCGCTTCGGGCGCGTGACGCCCGACGGCGTCCTGGTCCCGGTGCCGATCAACCACACCATGATGGCCCGCTTCGTGGGCGCCCAGCGGCCGACGGTCAGCCAGGCGGTCGGCGAGCTGGTGCGGCGTGGCGACGTAGTGCGGCTCGACGACGGCGGGTGGTTGTTGAAGGGGTCGTTCCCGACGCATCTGCTGGACGGCGCGGGGAGCGAGTAG
- a CDS encoding DUF7144 family membrane protein produces the protein MATSSSRRYDDVGVNGWQAFAGVILFLNGVFGFLYGLAAVLNDEVVTVGGGTGVTVWDFTAWGWVQMVIGVLMAATSIGLFMMKGWARFAALVFCMINVLVQFGTISAFPLWALLVIALDIIIIYQLTTNWATDDLG, from the coding sequence ATGGCTACCTCCTCATCGCGGCGCTACGACGACGTCGGCGTCAACGGCTGGCAGGCGTTCGCCGGCGTCATCCTGTTCCTCAACGGCGTCTTCGGCTTCCTCTACGGCCTGGCCGCGGTCCTCAACGACGAGGTCGTCACCGTCGGCGGCGGCACCGGCGTCACGGTCTGGGACTTCACGGCCTGGGGCTGGGTCCAGATGGTCATCGGCGTCCTGATGGCCGCCACCAGCATCGGGCTGTTCATGATGAAGGGCTGGGCGCGCTTCGCGGCCCTCGTCTTCTGCATGATCAACGTGCTGGTGCAGTTCGGGACGATCAGCGCGTTCCCGCTGTGGGCGCTGCTGGTCATCGCGCTCGACATCATCATCATCTACCAGTTGACCACCAACTGGGCCACGGACGACCTCGGCTGA
- a CDS encoding PAS domain S-box protein: MSPTQPPVKVLVVDDVPASRGLAAIWLSDGLRGGVEVQEAASLGEMRSALAEHRPDVVLLDQRLPDGEGLDGARSLLAADPDAAVILLTGMSDPALDEEAERAGVTDFLVKHEIDGPMLARAVRYALRRREDRMRLRRSEERNRNLIAALPDAAVLVVDEELQFVVAAGEALSRAGWEAGELVGRDAAALLESAGQGVVLDHYRAALAGEDRDHEHVGGGGRTFRTQFRPVGGEAMAVTFDITEQLAAAVELQRAQALAKTGSWRWEAATDELVWSPELCRLYGLDPSQPLLGFGEWLETLVAPEDRATVVGITRAARDGEAADFEMAILRRTDGARRVLHSRVRPVLGADGRLIRIEGISQDVTDLREAQDALREGEEQLRLVLGNLPRVVVAVYDNELSCRLIEGGTLPAEAYGVLDAALSMALGGEESTLNVTAAGGGPDGAARELELTVAPHLGLQGQIAGALVVARDVTEQRAAERRFEVAFDRAPFGMFLATLDGRFLRVNDALCELSGFGADELLAFGPLEIVHEDDRALVVATLAAVGDGDVRTEHRLVGPDGHEAWVLAQATLVRDAAGTPLHVLGQMQDVTERREYEARLRHLADHDTLTGLLNRRAFEESLEAHVARVRRYGAAGALLLLDLDGFKDVNDTLGHHAGDALLVRVAGALGDRLRETDVLARLGGDEFAVLLPMECCEAAELVGRALVDVVRGLDAGVTASVGVAVVESGASGELSAEGLMIDADRAMYAAKDAGRDGVRVHGPHADSLT, translated from the coding sequence ATGAGCCCCACGCAGCCTCCGGTGAAGGTGCTGGTCGTCGACGACGTCCCGGCGTCCCGTGGGCTGGCCGCGATCTGGCTGTCGGACGGGCTGCGCGGCGGCGTCGAGGTGCAAGAGGCGGCGTCGCTGGGCGAGATGCGGTCCGCGCTGGCCGAGCACCGCCCGGACGTCGTGCTGCTCGATCAGCGCCTGCCCGACGGCGAGGGCCTGGACGGCGCGCGGTCGCTGCTGGCCGCCGATCCCGACGCGGCCGTGATCCTGCTGACCGGCATGTCCGACCCGGCCCTGGATGAAGAGGCCGAGCGCGCGGGCGTCACCGACTTCCTGGTCAAGCACGAGATCGACGGGCCGATGCTGGCCCGCGCCGTGCGCTACGCGCTGCGCCGGCGCGAGGACCGCATGCGCCTGCGCCGCTCCGAGGAGCGCAACCGCAACCTGATCGCCGCGCTGCCCGACGCCGCGGTGCTGGTCGTCGACGAGGAGCTGCAGTTTGTCGTCGCCGCCGGCGAGGCGCTGTCGCGCGCGGGGTGGGAGGCCGGCGAGCTCGTCGGCCGCGACGCCGCCGCGCTGCTGGAGAGCGCGGGGCAGGGCGTCGTGCTCGACCACTACCGCGCCGCGCTGGCCGGCGAGGACCGCGACCACGAGCACGTCGGCGGCGGCGGCCGGACGTTCCGGACGCAGTTCCGGCCGGTCGGCGGCGAGGCGATGGCCGTCACCTTCGACATCACCGAGCAGCTGGCCGCCGCGGTCGAGCTGCAGCGCGCGCAGGCGCTGGCCAAGACCGGGTCCTGGCGCTGGGAGGCGGCGACCGACGAGCTGGTGTGGTCGCCCGAGCTGTGCCGGCTGTACGGGCTGGACCCGTCGCAGCCGCTGCTGGGGTTCGGCGAGTGGTTGGAGACGCTGGTCGCTCCGGAGGACCGCGCGACGGTGGTGGGCATCACGCGCGCCGCGCGCGACGGCGAGGCGGCGGACTTCGAGATGGCGATCCTGCGCCGGACCGACGGGGCGCGGCGGGTGCTGCACTCGCGCGTCCGGCCGGTGCTCGGCGCCGACGGCAGGCTGATCCGGATCGAGGGCATCTCGCAGGACGTGACCGACCTGCGCGAGGCCCAGGACGCGCTGCGCGAGGGCGAGGAGCAGCTGCGGCTGGTGCTCGGGAACCTCCCGCGAGTTGTTGTAGCGGTGTATGACAACGAGCTGTCGTGCCGGCTGATCGAGGGCGGCACGCTGCCGGCCGAGGCGTACGGCGTCCTGGACGCCGCGTTGTCGATGGCGTTGGGCGGCGAGGAGTCGACGCTGAACGTGACCGCCGCGGGCGGCGGTCCGGACGGGGCCGCGCGCGAGCTGGAGCTGACGGTCGCGCCGCACCTCGGGCTGCAGGGGCAGATCGCGGGGGCGCTGGTCGTCGCGCGGGACGTCACCGAGCAGCGCGCCGCCGAGCGGCGCTTCGAGGTCGCGTTCGACCGCGCGCCGTTCGGGATGTTCCTGGCGACGCTGGACGGGCGCTTCCTGCGCGTCAACGACGCGCTGTGCGAGCTGTCGGGCTTCGGCGCCGACGAGCTGCTGGCGTTCGGGCCGCTGGAGATCGTGCACGAGGACGACCGGGCGCTGGTCGTCGCGACGCTGGCGGCGGTCGGCGACGGCGACGTCCGGACCGAGCACCGGCTCGTCGGTCCTGACGGCCACGAGGCGTGGGTGCTCGCGCAGGCGACGCTGGTCCGGGACGCGGCGGGCACGCCGCTGCACGTGCTCGGGCAGATGCAGGACGTGACCGAGCGGCGGGAGTACGAGGCGCGGCTGCGCCACCTCGCCGACCACGACACGCTGACCGGGCTGCTGAACCGGCGTGCGTTCGAGGAGTCCTTGGAGGCGCACGTGGCGCGGGTGCGGCGCTACGGCGCGGCGGGCGCGCTGCTGCTGCTGGACCTCGACGGGTTCAAGGACGTCAACGACACGCTGGGCCATCACGCGGGCGACGCGCTGCTGGTGCGGGTGGCGGGCGCCTTGGGCGACCGGCTGCGGGAGACCGACGTGCTCGCCCGGCTGGGCGGCGACGAGTTCGCGGTGCTGCTGCCGATGGAGTGCTGCGAGGCCGCCGAGCTGGTGGGGCGGGCGCTGGTCGACGTGGTCCGGGGGCTGGACGCGGGCGTGACGGCGTCGGTGGGCGTGGCGGTCGTGGAGTCCGGCGCCTCCGGCGAGCTGAGCGCCGAGGGGCTGATGATCGACGCCGACCGCGCGATGTACGCGGCGAAGGACGCGGGGCGCGATGGCGTCCGGGTCCACGGGCCGCATGCGGACAGCCTGACGTGA